GACATTTCATAAAGCAGGAGATACTGCGCTGCTAACTCTCTATCAGCAGGTAAACGATACATACTGGTGTCATCTTGATGCATATTTTTGTTGAGACGCTTAACAATATCCGTGTAACTATAGACATGAACCACCTCTGGTTGCATTCTCAGCCACTGTGTAAATTGATTCAGATTGGTAAGATATTCAGGTTCACTGATCCCACCTACTTTGCCACTTTCAACATCAAACTCAACCACATAAATACCAGTAAGGTTTTCCATGGTAAAATCAGTATCACGGCGAAACTCCACTCGATGATCAAAGTACTTCACAAACTCATCATTGAGATCAATATTAGGGACCACGTAGGCACTAGCCGCAATCGCAACAACAGTAAATAGCAAAATAGCTCGATATTTCTGCGCGACAACACCTCCAAAACGACCCAGGTAATGAGATAACATGCTTGTACGAGTTGCATAGCTCTTTTTGTCTGGCAAAATGGCGATGAGGCTGGGTAGTAAAATTAGAGATAATACCCAAGCAGCAGCAATACCAAATGCTGTAATGTTGCCCAAATCGGCAAATGGAGGGGCATCCGACATGTTAAGAGTTAAAAAGCCTACAATTGTAGTCAAGCTAGTTATAGATACGGGAACGAAGTTAATTCGTAAACTTTCCACTATCGCGTGATTTTTTTCGTGTCCTGCTTTTCTTGCTGCATAGTAAGACAACAAAACGTGTATGCTGTCAGCTATCGCTAGCGTTAGAATAATAGTTGGTGCGGTTATCGAAATAGGAGTTAATTGAATACCAGCGTAGCCACTGATCCCCATAGCAACAACACTTGAGAAAATCACCACAGATACAGCTGCAATAGTTCCTGGAAAACTGCGTAATCCACAGTACATTACAATGATCAAAACCAAATACATGATAGGCGTAAGGGTTTCGGCATCTTGCTGCCCTGACTCACTAAACGCATTGTTTAGCATCGAAATTCCAGAAAGCGCAAACACTAAATCAGGATTCTCTTGCTGTGCTTTTGCAACTATTTCGCGAACATGCTTTACCGCTGTCGGTACCTCAGTCAGTGATTCACCTGGGTACTGAACGGTAATATTGATACCTGTCGTCTTACCGTTATTTGCGATCAAGCGCTGTTTTAATAAGGGTTCTTGTTGTGCAATTTCCGCTTTTTGTAAAATGTCTTCTTCACTTAATGACTGGATGTTTTTCATCAAGTCCGCAACTATCAGCTCATCTCCCTCCGCGTAACTATGCTGAAAGTTAGTCACAGAGTCGACTCGACTAGCATAGGGTGTTTGCCACGCAGCCTCTGTCAGCTGCTCAACCACCATTGCGTGTTGTTTGGATAAACCGTTACCCTCTTTTTGATGCACAACAATAAGAATATTATCGTTCTTGGTGTACTTGTCCTGAAAAGCTTCAAAAGCCAGTAGTTCGGGGTTTGAAGCGCTAAAAAATGCCCGATAATCATTAGAAAATGTTAAGCCTTTTGCCCCAATACCAATTGCAATACAAGACATGATACTGAATAGTAAACACAAGTATTTATATCTAGTGACAAACTCACCGAGTCGCTTAGCAACTCCTTCTAGCGATGATCCCATTGTCTCTCCTTAAATAACAGAACAACCATTCTGATATAAAATAAAAAAATAGCTAAAAGCTTTTCTTCACGATCACTTCTAGCAATTAAGCAAACGCTTTGGGTAATCTTTACTGATCACTCAATTCAAATCTTTATCACGACGTATTATCTTTCGTTACTTCTGCGCCATCATGTCAAAAATCGTAGTTAAGTAATGTCTCAGAGTTTCACGATGGAAATCTCCTTTTGCCATCACGGCTACACCTTGAAGCACACCAAGTAAACAAAAGCTCAAACTGTTTGCATCAATCTCTTTGCGAATCTCACCTTGCGCTTGCGCTTTTTCAATGAAATCTCGAAACTGCGCACTCAACGCACTGTAGACCTGTTGCACCGCTGAATTCATATCAGGGTCGGACTCACCCACTTCTGTGGCCGTATTACAAATCAAGCAGCCATTAGCACCATGCGCTGCAATGTTTTGACTATACAAGTTAAAAAATGCAGTTAAGTCTGCCAAACAGCCATCGCTTGCACTTAAACGCTTAAGCCCAGGTCCAATTTTACGCAGAGAATACTCCTGCAAACAGCGTTGAAACAATTCCTTTTTATTACCAAATTCTTGGTAAAACCCGTACCGACTAACACCAGTACAAGTGACTAACTGTTCCATGGAAGTATTCCTATACCCTTGCTTCCAAAACAGGATTGTCGCTTGTTCCAATGCTTTATCGACATTAAACTCTCGCGTTCTTCCCATAGGCTCCTCAAAAAACAGAATATACATTCTGAAATAAAAAAGTCAACAAAATCACAACAAAATAATAAAACCGTAACAATTGGATTGTTACGATTTTAGTTCAGCTTAGGTGCTTATAAAAGCATCCAACCTAAGTACGAAATAAGTAGTGAATTACGATTAGAACTTTTCACAACTCCAAGGAACAGTAACACGTATTTGAGGTAGGCAAAATATTTTGAGGTATAAAACTAAAAATTCCCACAATATAGTACCAGTAGTAGCACTCATCTAACTTACTAATATTCAGCTAAAAGAAGATGAGAATGCCCAATCTCGGCGCTCTCATCAAGGTCACCATAACTGTTGTTCAACTCAACTAGCTTTCTTCATCAAGTCATCTTCAAACCAGTCAGTTAAAAGACGCTTTTCATAATAAAAGGATTCGTC
The sequence above is a segment of the Pseudoalteromonas piscicida genome. Coding sequences within it:
- a CDS encoding efflux RND transporter permease subunit, producing the protein MGSSLEGVAKRLGEFVTRYKYLCLLFSIMSCIAIGIGAKGLTFSNDYRAFFSASNPELLAFEAFQDKYTKNDNILIVVHQKEGNGLSKQHAMVVEQLTEAAWQTPYASRVDSVTNFQHSYAEGDELIVADLMKNIQSLSEEDILQKAEIAQQEPLLKQRLIANNGKTTGINITVQYPGESLTEVPTAVKHVREIVAKAQQENPDLVFALSGISMLNNAFSESGQQDAETLTPIMYLVLIIVMYCGLRSFPGTIAAVSVVIFSSVVAMGISGYAGIQLTPISITAPTIILTLAIADSIHVLLSYYAARKAGHEKNHAIVESLRINFVPVSITSLTTIVGFLTLNMSDAPPFADLGNITAFGIAAAWVLSLILLPSLIAILPDKKSYATRTSMLSHYLGRFGGVVAQKYRAILLFTVVAIAASAYVVPNIDLNDEFVKYFDHRVEFRRDTDFTMENLTGIYVVEFDVESGKVGGISEPEYLTNLNQFTQWLRMQPEVVHVYSYTDIVKRLNKNMHQDDTSMYRLPADRELAAQYLLLYEMSLPFGLDLTDRISMDKSATRVSLTLDNLSTGQIQSFIARTEAWLVDHTPDAMHAKATGATVMFSHIFQRNAESMLSGNLIAVIVITLIMVMTLRSIKYGIASILPNTIPMLFTFGIWAILVGQVGVAAATVTSTSLGIIVDNTVHFLSKYLRARREQGLDPAGAVKYAFETVGEAILLTTFILAGGFAVLAYSTFMINAQMGLLTALAIVMALIVDFLFLPALLMLLAKRSKQASKASIQEGAKNEIYNV
- a CDS encoding TetR/AcrR family transcriptional regulator, with protein sequence MGRTREFNVDKALEQATILFWKQGYRNTSMEQLVTCTGVSRYGFYQEFGNKKELFQRCLQEYSLRKIGPGLKRLSASDGCLADLTAFFNLYSQNIAAHGANGCLICNTATEVGESDPDMNSAVQQVYSALSAQFRDFIEKAQAQGEIRKEIDANSLSFCLLGVLQGVAVMAKGDFHRETLRHYLTTIFDMMAQK